Proteins encoded within one genomic window of Streptomyces sp. NBC_00523:
- a CDS encoding isochorismatase family protein, translating to MAPYPLPSPGELPANRVGWTVDPARAVLLVHDLQNHFLHAYRPGEEPLTGMLANTARVIEAARRAGIPVVHSAQRGGQSAEERGLQLDFWGTGMADDPEALASPDEVAPAPGDTVLTRWKYSAFVRTGLESLIRDDGRDQLMITGVYAHIGVLMSAADAWMRDIQAFVVADAVADFSREEHDMALRWAAGRCAVVTTTDALLKEM from the coding sequence ATCGCCCCCTATCCCCTGCCGAGCCCCGGCGAACTCCCGGCGAACCGGGTCGGCTGGACCGTCGACCCGGCGCGCGCCGTGCTGCTCGTCCACGACCTCCAGAACCACTTCCTGCACGCGTACCGCCCCGGCGAGGAGCCGCTGACCGGCATGCTCGCGAACACCGCCCGCGTGATCGAGGCCGCCCGCCGCGCCGGAATCCCGGTGGTGCACTCGGCGCAGCGCGGTGGTCAGAGCGCCGAGGAGCGCGGTCTCCAACTCGACTTCTGGGGGACGGGGATGGCGGACGACCCGGAGGCGCTGGCCTCGCCGGACGAGGTGGCGCCCGCGCCGGGCGACACGGTGCTCACCAGGTGGAAGTACAGCGCGTTCGTCCGCACCGGGCTGGAGTCGCTCATCCGCGACGACGGCCGCGACCAGCTGATGATCACCGGGGTGTACGCGCACATCGGTGTGCTGATGAGCGCCGCCGACGCGTGGATGCGCGACATCCAGGCGTTCGTGGTGGCCGACGCGGTCGCGGACTTCTCCCGCGAGGAGCACGACATGGCGCTGCGCTGGGCGGCGGGCCGCTGCGCGGTCGTGACGACGACGGACGCGCTGCTGAAGGAGATGTGA
- a CDS encoding alpha/beta fold hydrolase, producing the protein MFLDTDGATLYYEVRGTGPLLLVSQSGEGDAGRSADLVDRLTDRYTVVTYDRRGLSRSTCAASGRSVTMEQHADDAYRLLAELTDEPALILGCSMGAAIGLHLAVTHPGRLRTLVAHDPVSPSLLPAGPRAGHAAELARLQEVYRQGGLRAALPEIARVLGIDPARQETEPDLTPMPLTPERAANFGFFIARDFTAVIKAELDTEALRTSPVRIVPAGGATTAPHAFVGQCAHRLARLAGREVVTFPGGHNGNTTHPRAYAARLREVLA; encoded by the coding sequence ATGTTCCTCGACACCGATGGCGCCACCCTGTACTACGAGGTCCGGGGCACCGGTCCGCTGCTACTCGTCTCGCAGAGCGGTGAGGGCGATGCCGGCCGGAGCGCCGACCTGGTCGACCGCCTCACCGACCGGTACACCGTGGTCACGTACGACCGCCGGGGCCTGTCCCGCAGCACCTGCGCCGCCTCCGGGCGGAGCGTGACCATGGAGCAGCACGCCGACGACGCGTACCGACTGCTCGCCGAACTCACCGATGAACCCGCCCTGATACTCGGGTGCAGCATGGGCGCCGCGATCGGGCTCCACCTCGCGGTGACCCACCCCGGCCGGCTGCGCACCCTCGTGGCGCACGACCCGGTCAGCCCCTCCCTGCTGCCCGCGGGCCCGCGCGCCGGGCACGCGGCGGAACTCGCCCGCCTCCAGGAGGTGTACCGGCAGGGCGGGTTGCGGGCCGCCCTCCCGGAGATCGCCCGGGTCCTCGGCATCGACCCGGCCCGCCAGGAGACCGAACCGGACCTGACGCCCATGCCGCTCACCCCGGAGCGGGCCGCCAACTTCGGCTTCTTCATCGCGCGCGACTTCACAGCGGTCATCAAGGCCGAACTCGACACGGAGGCGCTGCGGACATCCCCGGTGCGCATCGTGCCCGCCGGGGGTGCCACCACGGCACCGCACGCCTTCGTCGGACAGTGCGCGCACCGGCTTGCCCGGCTGGCCGGGCGGGAGGTCGTCACCTTTCCCGGCGGGCACAACGGCAACACCACCCACCCCCGCGCGTACGCCGCGCGGCTGCGCGAGGTCCTGGCGTAG
- a CDS encoding HelD family protein, with protein MQKEQEYIDRLHHRVDVLRGDAAEQVQDALTPVGTGQQARLERDVLVAERSGLLAALNAVDGSLCFGRIDLTNGVAHHIGRIGIREDDTEHTPLLIDWRAPVARPFYLATHHTPMGLRRRRHLTTEGRTVTELHDEILDVGDHERTGFEDPSGDTVLLAAVNSARTGRMADIVRTIQAEQDRIIRAPHRGVLVVEGGPGTGKTAVALHRAAFLLYEQRELLAKRAVLIVGPNPAFLSYIGEVLPSLGETGVLLATQAELFPGVHARGADTPRAAAVKGGAAMAEALELAVRDRQLLPEPGAPLIVPHDDGDLVLDWEIAYEARQAARDTRLPYNLARPHFAFRIIDALTAQLTERIGADPYGGPNFLGPDDIAQLGKAVAVSQEVHAAIEELWPVLTPEGFLTDYLAEPVHLPDADAEAIRRAPGEGAWTPADVALLDEAAELLGTDDSAERAAAEAERQERIAYAQGVLELSRGSESFEFEDEESELLAAHDIIDAERMAERQEEADHRSAAERAAADRTWAFGHIIVDEAQELSPMAWRLLMRRSPTRSMTLVGDPAQTSEEAGVGSWQDILEPYVGDRYEHVRLAVNYRTPAEVMEVAAKVLRAEDPSFEPPGSVRSTGEVPWVRETGADLAGAVARAVEELTPGEGRLAVIAPRELHEEIAAPLDGVVPGGEPDLTRTVVLLGPRQAKGLEFDHVLVVEPGRFGTSDLYVALTRATQRLGILHREALPASLR; from the coding sequence TTGCAGAAGGAACAGGAATACATCGACCGGCTCCACCACCGTGTCGACGTGCTGCGCGGTGACGCCGCCGAGCAGGTCCAAGACGCCCTGACGCCGGTCGGCACCGGCCAGCAGGCCCGGCTCGAACGCGATGTCCTGGTCGCCGAGCGCTCCGGTCTGCTCGCCGCACTGAACGCGGTGGACGGCTCGCTCTGTTTCGGCCGAATCGATCTCACGAACGGCGTCGCGCACCATATCGGCCGTATCGGAATCCGCGAGGACGACACCGAACACACGCCTTTGCTGATCGACTGGCGTGCCCCGGTCGCCCGCCCCTTCTATCTCGCCACGCATCACACCCCGATGGGTCTGCGCAGGCGCCGCCACCTCACGACCGAGGGCCGCACGGTCACCGAGCTGCATGACGAGATCCTGGACGTCGGGGACCATGAGCGCACCGGTTTCGAGGACCCGAGCGGCGACACGGTCCTGCTCGCCGCGGTGAACTCGGCGCGGACCGGACGCATGGCGGACATCGTGCGGACCATCCAGGCCGAGCAGGACCGCATCATCCGCGCGCCGCACCGGGGCGTCCTGGTGGTCGAGGGCGGGCCCGGCACCGGCAAGACGGCCGTCGCCCTGCACCGGGCGGCGTTCCTGCTGTACGAGCAGCGCGAGCTGCTGGCCAAGCGGGCGGTCCTCATCGTGGGCCCGAACCCGGCCTTCCTCAGCTACATCGGCGAGGTGCTGCCGTCGCTCGGTGAGACCGGTGTCCTCCTCGCCACCCAGGCCGAGCTGTTCCCCGGCGTCCACGCCCGGGGCGCGGACACCCCCCGGGCGGCGGCCGTGAAGGGCGGCGCGGCCATGGCCGAGGCCCTGGAGCTCGCGGTGCGGGACCGGCAGCTGCTGCCCGAGCCCGGCGCCCCGCTGATCGTCCCGCACGACGACGGCGACCTGGTCCTCGACTGGGAGATCGCCTACGAGGCCCGGCAGGCGGCCCGGGACACCCGGCTGCCGTACAACCTGGCCCGGCCGCACTTCGCGTTCCGGATCATCGACGCGCTGACCGCCCAGCTCACCGAGCGCATCGGCGCCGACCCGTACGGCGGGCCCAACTTCCTGGGCCCGGACGACATCGCCCAGCTCGGCAAGGCGGTCGCGGTCAGCCAGGAGGTGCACGCCGCGATCGAGGAGCTGTGGCCGGTGCTCACCCCCGAGGGCTTCCTCACCGACTACCTGGCCGAGCCGGTCCACCTGCCGGACGCGGACGCCGAGGCCATCCGGCGGGCGCCCGGCGAGGGCGCGTGGACCCCGGCCGACGTGGCGCTGCTGGACGAGGCCGCGGAACTGCTCGGGACCGACGACAGCGCCGAGCGGGCGGCGGCCGAGGCGGAGCGCCAGGAGCGGATCGCGTACGCCCAGGGCGTCCTGGAGCTGTCCCGGGGCTCGGAGTCCTTCGAGTTCGAGGACGAGGAGTCGGAGCTGCTGGCCGCGCACGACATCATCGACGCGGAGCGGATGGCGGAGCGCCAGGAGGAGGCCGATCACCGCTCCGCGGCCGAGCGGGCCGCCGCCGACCGGACGTGGGCGTTCGGGCACATCATCGTGGACGAGGCGCAGGAGCTGTCGCCGATGGCGTGGCGGCTGCTGATGCGGCGGTCGCCGACCCGGTCGATGACCCTGGTGGGCGACCCGGCGCAGACCTCCGAGGAGGCCGGAGTCGGCTCCTGGCAGGACATCCTCGAGCCGTACGTCGGCGACCGGTACGAGCATGTGCGGCTGGCGGTCAACTACCGTACGCCCGCCGAGGTGATGGAGGTCGCGGCGAAGGTGCTGCGGGCCGAGGACCCGTCGTTCGAGCCGCCGGGCTCGGTGCGCTCCACGGGCGAGGTGCCGTGGGTGCGGGAGACCGGGGCGGATCTGGCGGGTGCGGTGGCGCGGGCAGTCGAGGAGCTGACGCCCGGCGAGGGCCGCCTCGCGGTGATCGCGCCGCGCGAACTGCACGAGGAGATCGCGGCGCCGCTGGACGGGGTGGTGCCCGGCGGCGAGCCGGATCTGACCCGCACGGTGGTACTGCTGGGGCCCCGGCAGGCCAAGGGCCTCGAATTCGACCACGTCCTGGTGGTGGAGCCCGGCCGGTTCGGCACGAGTGACCTGTACGTGGCGCTGACCCGGGCCACGCAGCGGCTGGGCATCCTGCACCGGGAGGCGCTTCCGGCGTCCCTGCGCTGA
- a CDS encoding GH92 family glycosyl hydrolase has protein sequence MGSVTAAALAVAGLTAAAAPASAAPARDTVRNPVSYVDPLIGTSNAGNTYPGAVQPFGMLAWSPQNSRGKQVSTPAPGGYQYDAKKIRGFSLTHLNGVGCSGANGDIPIMPYVGDVDSSPTSDTTDAKYASDFSHDDETATPGYYKVGLASGASAALTTTARTGSGEFGFPADKPASLLFRTSNSETGSTDATVRIDKAARTVTGSVTAGNFCGPQSANNRKDLYTLYFTAHFDKPFAKTGTWKDGTLTPGSTSASGGTGYSSSGNAVEGKGSGGYVTFADGTTEARAKVAVSYVSAANAEANLRKENGPGKSFGTVKRQAAANWNEALKAVEIGGGTETQRTAFYTALYHSMLEPTLTSDVDGRYLGADRKPHRLSKGQKAQYGTFSGWDQYRAQVQLMALLNPRAGSDYAQSLFNYANQRDGEWDRWLLQNGKTSVMSGDPSDAALAGIYAFGGRDFDVKGALKSLVTAATVPTANDSDSSGCNVECVGQRPALDKYLELGYVPADNCHCWGGAAETLEDAAADYGLSELSRRLGNKGDAKKFLDRSGNWTNVFDANATEQGGYIRDRKSDGSWAGTFTPGTGAGFVEGTSARYTWMVYSDVAGLAGAMGGNERATERLDAFFRTPDGKFDFSAKDGTRYDPTNEPDINAPYLYNYFGAPYKTQETVRAELDQLWTDGPGGIPGNDDAGTMSSWYVFSALGMYPQNPSRADLTLTAPLFPHAVVHTGHGKKITIEAPAASADHTYIHGLKVNGRTSTKPWVGDSLVEHGGRLDFTLGTTPDTTWGSAPADAPPSFPGGGLKYFTGASPDQLKVEPGGEGTQTVVKVQSLETKATTVHWEAQAPEGVTVTPSEGDFTVPASGAAQAKLTVSAGKDTAEGYYTVPVTLTSSAGTELPKTSAAVTVAEKNGLLWNRNSTGTSADDENPQANFDGEGWSYSAQALAAAGAAPGGTVSSGGFDFTWPEVKAGDPDNIEVVGTGPQVLNVASGEGDTKLAFLGSAAEGKASGTVTLTYTDGTTQQAEIGFSDWTLGGGSQQPSYGNTVAVHTEYRDVQGGGKDPVGTEIFTTAPIALQAGKQLASVTLPGTTEGGIIHVFAVATA, from the coding sequence GTGGGCTCCGTCACGGCCGCCGCCTTGGCCGTCGCGGGGCTCACGGCCGCCGCCGCCCCCGCTTCGGCCGCACCGGCCCGGGACACCGTCAGGAACCCGGTGTCGTACGTCGATCCCCTCATCGGCACGTCCAACGCGGGCAATACCTACCCGGGCGCCGTGCAGCCGTTCGGCATGCTGGCGTGGAGCCCGCAGAACTCGCGGGGCAAGCAGGTCTCGACCCCCGCGCCCGGCGGCTACCAGTACGACGCGAAGAAGATCCGCGGCTTCAGCCTCACCCACCTCAACGGGGTGGGCTGCTCGGGCGCGAACGGCGACATCCCGATCATGCCGTACGTGGGTGACGTGGACTCCTCCCCCACCTCGGACACCACCGACGCGAAGTACGCGAGCGACTTCTCGCACGACGACGAGACGGCCACCCCCGGCTACTACAAGGTCGGCCTGGCGAGCGGCGCTTCGGCGGCGCTGACCACGACCGCCAGGACGGGGTCCGGGGAGTTCGGCTTCCCGGCGGACAAGCCGGCCAGCCTGCTCTTCCGCACCTCCAACTCGGAGACCGGCAGTACCGACGCCACCGTGCGGATCGACAAGGCCGCGCGGACGGTGACCGGGTCGGTCACGGCGGGCAACTTCTGCGGTCCGCAGAGCGCGAACAACCGCAAGGACCTGTACACGCTGTACTTCACCGCCCACTTCGACAAGCCCTTCGCGAAGACCGGCACCTGGAAGGACGGCACGCTCACCCCCGGCTCCACCTCCGCCTCCGGCGGTACGGGCTACAGCTCGTCCGGCAACGCCGTGGAGGGCAAGGGCTCCGGCGGTTACGTCACCTTCGCGGACGGCACCACCGAGGCGCGCGCCAAGGTGGCCGTCTCGTACGTCAGCGCCGCGAACGCCGAGGCCAACCTCCGCAAGGAGAACGGACCGGGCAAGAGCTTCGGCACGGTGAAGCGGCAGGCCGCCGCCAACTGGAACGAGGCGCTGAAGGCCGTCGAGATCGGCGGCGGCACCGAGACGCAGCGCACCGCGTTCTACACCGCGCTCTACCACTCCATGCTGGAGCCGACCCTCACCAGCGACGTGGACGGCCGCTACCTCGGCGCCGACCGCAAGCCGCACCGGCTGTCCAAGGGCCAGAAGGCGCAGTACGGCACCTTCTCCGGCTGGGACCAGTACCGGGCGCAGGTGCAGTTGATGGCGCTGCTCAACCCGAGGGCGGGCAGCGACTACGCGCAGTCCCTGTTCAACTACGCGAACCAGCGGGACGGCGAGTGGGACCGCTGGCTGCTGCAGAACGGCAAGACGAGCGTGATGTCGGGCGACCCGTCCGACGCGGCGCTGGCCGGGATCTACGCCTTCGGCGGCCGTGACTTCGACGTCAAGGGAGCGCTGAAGTCCCTGGTCACGGCGGCGACCGTGCCGACCGCCAACGACTCCGACAGCTCCGGCTGCAACGTCGAGTGCGTGGGCCAGCGCCCCGCGCTCGACAAGTACCTGGAGCTCGGATACGTACCGGCGGACAACTGCCACTGCTGGGGCGGGGCGGCCGAGACGCTGGAGGACGCGGCGGCCGACTACGGTCTGTCGGAGCTGTCCCGGCGGCTGGGCAACAAGGGCGACGCCAAGAAGTTCCTGGACCGGTCGGGCAACTGGACGAACGTCTTCGACGCCAACGCCACCGAGCAGGGCGGGTACATACGCGACCGGAAGTCCGACGGCAGCTGGGCGGGCACCTTCACGCCGGGCACCGGCGCCGGGTTCGTGGAGGGCACCAGCGCCCGGTACACCTGGATGGTCTACTCGGACGTGGCCGGTCTCGCCGGTGCGATGGGCGGCAACGAGCGCGCCACGGAGCGGCTCGACGCGTTCTTCCGTACGCCGGACGGGAAGTTCGACTTCTCCGCGAAGGACGGCACGCGTTACGACCCGACGAACGAGCCCGACATCAACGCGCCCTACCTGTACAACTACTTCGGCGCCCCGTACAAGACGCAGGAGACGGTCCGGGCGGAGCTGGACCAGCTGTGGACCGACGGTCCCGGCGGGATTCCGGGCAACGACGACGCGGGGACCATGTCGTCCTGGTACGTCTTCTCGGCGCTCGGCATGTATCCGCAGAACCCGAGCCGTGCCGATCTGACGCTGACCGCGCCGCTGTTCCCGCACGCGGTGGTGCACACCGGGCACGGCAAGAAGATCACCATCGAGGCTCCGGCCGCTTCGGCGGACCACACGTACATCCACGGGCTGAAGGTGAACGGCCGTACGTCCACGAAGCCGTGGGTCGGTGACTCGCTGGTGGAGCACGGCGGGCGGCTGGACTTCACCCTGGGCACGACGCCCGACACCACCTGGGGCAGCGCACCGGCCGACGCGCCGCCGTCCTTCCCCGGCGGCGGGCTGAAGTACTTCACGGGCGCCTCCCCGGATCAGCTCAAGGTCGAGCCGGGTGGCGAGGGCACGCAGACCGTGGTCAAGGTGCAGAGCCTGGAGACGAAGGCCACCACGGTGCACTGGGAGGCCCAGGCGCCGGAGGGGGTCACCGTGACCCCGTCGGAGGGCGACTTCACGGTCCCGGCGAGCGGCGCGGCACAGGCGAAGCTCACCGTGTCGGCGGGGAAGGACACCGCCGAGGGCTACTACACGGTCCCGGTGACGCTGACCTCGTCGGCGGGCACGGAGCTGCCGAAGACGTCGGCGGCGGTGACGGTCGCCGAGAAGAACGGGCTGCTGTGGAACCGCAACAGCACCGGGACCTCGGCGGACGACGAGAATCCGCAGGCCAACTTCGACGGTGAGGGCTGGAGTTACTCGGCCCAGGCGCTGGCGGCGGCCGGTGCGGCGCCGGGCGGCACGGTCTCCTCGGGCGGCTTCGACTTCACCTGGCCGGAGGTGAAGGCCGGTGACCCGGACAACATCGAGGTCGTCGGGACGGGCCCCCAGGTGCTGAACGTCGCCTCCGGCGAGGGTGACACGAAGCTGGCGTTCCTCGGGAGCGCCGCCGAGGGCAAGGCGTCGGGCACGGTGACGCTCACGTACACCGACGGCACCACGCAGCAGGCGGAGATCGGCTTCAGCGACTGGACGCTGGGCGGCGGCTCACAACAGCCGTCGTACGGGAACACGGTGGCGGTGCACACCGAGTACCGCGATGTGCAGGGCGGCGGAAAGGACCCGGTGGGCACCGAGATCTTCACGACCGCGCCGATCGCGCTCCAGGCCGGGAAGCAGCTCGCGTCCGTGACGCTGCCGGGCACCACGGAGGGCGGGATCATCCACGTCTTCGCGGTGGCCACCGCCTGA